In Polypterus senegalus isolate Bchr_013 chromosome 12, ASM1683550v1, whole genome shotgun sequence, the following are encoded in one genomic region:
- the rab27a gene encoding ras-related protein Rab-27A isoform X1 — protein MSDGDYDYLIKFLALGDSGVGKTSFLYQYTDAKFNSKFITTVGIDFREKRVVYKSNGPGGVSGRGQRIHIQLWDTAGQERFRSLTTAFFRDAMGFLLLFDLTNEQSFLNVRNWMSQLQMHAYCENPDIVLCGNKCDLTDQRAVKEEEAKELADKYGIPYFETSASSGENVSKAVEVLLDLIMKRMERCVDKSWIPEGVVQSNGHSSTEQLSNSKDQGKCGC, from the exons ATGTCTGATGGGGACTATGACTATCTCATCAAATTCTTAGCTCTGGGAGATTCAGGAGTAGGAAAAACCAGCTTCTTGTACCAATATACAGATGCCAAGTTCAACTCCAAGTTTATTACAACAGTAGGCATCGACTTCCGAGAGAAGAGAGTG gtaTATAAATCCAATGGGCCAGGTGGTGTTTCTGGCAGAGGACAGAGAATACACATTCAGCTTTGGGACACAGCCGGACAGGAAAG ATTTCGTAGTTTGACAACAGCATTCTTCAGAGATGCAATGGGATTTCTCTTGCTCTTTGATCTCACAAATGAGCAAAGCTTCCTTAATGTCAGAAACTGGATGA GTCAGTTACAGATGCATGCATATTGTGAAAATCCAGATATAGTACTGTGTGGCAACAAGTGTGATCTGACTGATCAGAGAGCAGTGAAGGAAGAAGAAGCCAAGGAACTTGCAGATAAATATGG gATTCCTTACTTTGAGACTAGTGCTTCAAGTGGCGAAAATGTGAGCAAGGCGGTGGAAGTTCTCTTGGATTTAATCATGAAGAGAATGGAACGGTGTGTGGACAAATCTTGGATACCTGAAGGAGTAGTGCAATCAAATGGCCACAGCTCTACAGAGCAGCTCAGTAACAGCAAAGACCAGGGCAAATGTGGCTGTTAG
- the rab27a gene encoding ras-related protein Rab-27A isoform X2: protein MSDGDYDYLIKFLALGDSGVGKTSFLYQYTDAKFNSKFITTVGIDFREKRVVYKSNGPGGVSGRGQRIHIQLWDTAGQERFRSLTTAFFRDAMGFLLLFDLTNEQSFLNVRNWMSQLQMHAYCENPDIVLCGNKCDLTDQRAVKEEEAKELADKYGIPYFETSASSGENVSKAVEVLLDLIMKRMERNQGRLCASESP from the exons ATGTCTGATGGGGACTATGACTATCTCATCAAATTCTTAGCTCTGGGAGATTCAGGAGTAGGAAAAACCAGCTTCTTGTACCAATATACAGATGCCAAGTTCAACTCCAAGTTTATTACAACAGTAGGCATCGACTTCCGAGAGAAGAGAGTG gtaTATAAATCCAATGGGCCAGGTGGTGTTTCTGGCAGAGGACAGAGAATACACATTCAGCTTTGGGACACAGCCGGACAGGAAAG ATTTCGTAGTTTGACAACAGCATTCTTCAGAGATGCAATGGGATTTCTCTTGCTCTTTGATCTCACAAATGAGCAAAGCTTCCTTAATGTCAGAAACTGGATGA GTCAGTTACAGATGCATGCATATTGTGAAAATCCAGATATAGTACTGTGTGGCAACAAGTGTGATCTGACTGATCAGAGAGCAGTGAAGGAAGAAGAAGCCAAGGAACTTGCAGATAAATATGG gATTCCTTACTTTGAGACTAGTGCTTCAAGTGGCGAAAATGTGAGCAAGGCGGTGGAAGTTCTCTTGGATTTAATCATGAAGAGAATGGAACG GAATCAGGGCAGACTATGTGCGAGTGAGTCACCCTAA